One Curtobacterium sp. BH-2-1-1 genomic region harbors:
- a CDS encoding GNAT family N-acetyltransferase yields MDASYTLVPGPPPLDDSLRLRRDSGLTPKNADQGAGAIAGSWSACHVLDPDGRPVAMGRTIGDGGWYFHIADIATDPAHQRRGIGRAVVAWLVADIRSRAPRGAYVTLVGDPPGQRLYRSLGFDDVAPGLGMALLTD; encoded by the coding sequence ATGGACGCGTCCTACACCCTCGTCCCCGGCCCGCCTCCCCTCGACGACTCCCTCCGGCTGCGCCGTGACTCCGGCCTGACGCCGAAGAACGCCGACCAGGGCGCCGGAGCGATCGCCGGCAGCTGGTCCGCGTGCCACGTCCTCGATCCCGACGGGCGACCCGTCGCGATGGGCCGGACGATCGGCGACGGCGGCTGGTACTTCCACATCGCCGACATCGCGACCGACCCGGCCCACCAACGCCGGGGGATCGGTCGTGCGGTGGTCGCCTGGCTCGTCGCGGACATCCGCTCCCGGGCGCCCCGTGGCGCGTACGTCACCCTCGTCGGCGACCCGCCCGGGCAGCGGCTCTACCGATCGCTCGGCTTCGACGACGTGGCACCGGGCCTCGGGATGGCGCTGCTGACCGACTGA
- a CDS encoding beta-propeller fold lactonase family protein: MSDALPTLLVGSYTATGGGNATGISIVPGGPVGTADGGAPTARTVAVIDDPSFLAVSGDRVYAVSETADGGVSAFRLGGSSLEHLWDAPAGGDAPCHVRVDPSGALVVTNYVSGTVTAVSLAAAESHAASVLGSDGLIGAHGSDDQVTVPASALVTEVLPDATGPVEDRQEGPHAHQSTATPDGTVLVADLGGDALHEFRITDAPSIEQVRVHHVTPGVGPRHLAWYEGDLIVAGELDGRVHRLRRDGSGSFVSMASAATFTGEVGESLLSHIEVDEAGRVYVAVRGRDLVVVLDASDGGLSLVGSASSGGVWPRHFARVPGFLLVANQMSDAIAVLPLGEDGVPGEAVAQIAVGTPACVVPVVVPV, translated from the coding sequence GTGAGCGACGCGCTCCCGACGCTGCTCGTCGGCTCGTACACGGCCACCGGCGGCGGGAACGCGACGGGCATCTCGATCGTGCCCGGAGGACCGGTCGGGACTGCGGACGGCGGCGCGCCGACGGCTCGCACCGTCGCGGTCATCGACGACCCGTCGTTCCTGGCCGTCTCCGGTGACCGGGTCTACGCCGTGTCCGAGACGGCCGACGGCGGTGTCTCGGCCTTCCGCCTGGGCGGCTCGTCGCTCGAGCACCTCTGGGACGCTCCGGCCGGCGGCGACGCCCCGTGCCACGTGCGCGTCGACCCGTCCGGTGCGCTCGTCGTCACCAACTACGTCTCCGGCACCGTCACGGCGGTCTCGCTCGCCGCAGCGGAGTCGCACGCCGCGTCGGTGCTCGGCAGCGACGGGCTGATCGGCGCGCACGGCAGCGACGACCAGGTGACGGTGCCCGCGTCGGCGCTCGTCACCGAGGTCCTCCCCGACGCCACCGGCCCCGTCGAGGACCGGCAAGAGGGCCCGCACGCCCACCAGTCGACCGCGACGCCGGACGGCACCGTGCTCGTGGCGGACCTCGGCGGCGACGCCCTGCACGAGTTCCGGATCACGGACGCCCCGAGCATCGAGCAGGTCCGCGTCCACCACGTCACCCCGGGTGTCGGACCGCGGCACCTCGCCTGGTACGAGGGCGACCTCATCGTGGCCGGTGAGCTCGACGGCCGGGTCCACCGCCTCCGCCGCGACGGCTCGGGGTCGTTCGTGTCGATGGCCTCCGCGGCGACCTTCACCGGCGAGGTCGGCGAGTCGCTCCTCAGCCACATCGAGGTCGACGAGGCCGGGCGCGTGTACGTCGCGGTGCGCGGGCGTGACCTCGTGGTGGTGCTCGACGCATCCGACGGCGGGCTGTCGCTCGTGGGGTCGGCGTCCTCCGGTGGGGTGTGGCCCCGGCACTTCGCACGGGTGCCCGGCTTCCTCCTCGTGGCGAACCAGATGTCCGACGCGATCGCGGTCCTGCCCCTCGGCGAGGACGGTGTCCCGGGCGAGGCCGTCGCGCAGATCGCGGTCGGCACGCCGGCGTGCGTCGTCCCGGTCGTCGTGCCGGTCTGA
- a CDS encoding chorismate mutase, which yields MSDDDTTPQYDPAAVAELASIRQSIDNIDAAVIHMLAERFKYTQRVGYLKAAAGMPAADPGREQIQVARLRSLAAESHLDPAFAEKFLNFIVAEVIHHHEQIAGGDE from the coding sequence ATGAGCGACGACGACACCACGCCCCAGTACGACCCGGCGGCCGTCGCCGAACTGGCCAGCATCCGCCAGAGCATCGACAACATCGACGCCGCGGTCATCCACATGCTCGCCGAGCGCTTCAAGTACACCCAGCGGGTCGGTTACCTCAAGGCAGCAGCGGGGATGCCGGCGGCCGACCCGGGGCGCGAGCAGATCCAGGTCGCACGACTCCGCTCCCTCGCCGCCGAGTCGCACCTCGACCCCGCCTTCGCGGAGAAGTTCCTGAACTTCATCGTCGCCGAGGTCATCCACCACCACGAGCAGATCGCCGGCGGCGACGAGTGA
- a CDS encoding DUF1304 domain-containing protein, whose amino-acid sequence MSVLLVISCVFAVLAGLVHVYIFFLESVAWTSPRVRKIFGLSSETEVQATRSMAFNQGFYNLFLAIGAILGVVLAVTGNGATGWTLVVFSTASMLGAAVVLLGTGRRYLNSAFVQGSFPLIALLFAFLGSTFGA is encoded by the coding sequence ATGTCGGTCCTGCTCGTGATCTCGTGCGTGTTCGCGGTCCTCGCGGGCCTCGTGCACGTGTACATCTTCTTCCTCGAGTCCGTCGCGTGGACGAGTCCCCGCGTGCGGAAGATCTTCGGCCTGTCGTCCGAGACCGAGGTCCAGGCCACCCGCTCGATGGCGTTCAACCAGGGCTTCTACAACCTGTTCCTCGCGATCGGCGCGATCCTCGGTGTGGTGCTCGCCGTCACGGGCAACGGGGCCACCGGGTGGACGCTCGTGGTGTTCTCGACGGCGTCGATGCTCGGTGCCGCCGTGGTCCTGCTCGGGACGGGTCGCCGGTACCTCAACTCCGCGTTCGTGCAGGGGTCGTTCCCGCTGATCGCTCTGCTCTTCGCGTTCCTCGGTTCGACGTTCGGCGCCTGA